One genomic window of Cercospora beticola chromosome 5, complete sequence includes the following:
- a CDS encoding uncharacterized protein (CAZy:GH92) — translation MSARLTDYVDPLIGTAGSTPGSAIAGGNSFPGATLPWGLAKPGIDTSYLGVPNGTAVDCNAGYSPLGNVTGISMTHVSGTGGVPTYGLISQMPLYGDLSDINLADNTTYWQNRSLGDETATVGHFKTVLLNGIEVDIASSRRAGLIKYTFPASIASNASISGSTPEIGKTATTEDAHVLVDLTHVLPGYGTQAYSQRYTHGTLHTRTGKNGQPSYSGSATYTGGWSQPQSHTLYFCGNFSAINLVPSDAYVTQNSRDRVPGAGTINWPYSPSEPPAFKNRPIPRSFTEFEAFAGNGMGIGALFSWTPAANNASAGREILARIGISYISHEQACVNSANELPANLSFTDVVEISREEWEKKILSTIEVVDDGSTSSSNTTLKRMLYTALYQTGLMPTDKTGESPAGYDGIPYFDDHYTLWDTYRSLTPLYHLLYTETYSRVIKGLISVFTVEGWLPAGRIANWNGRVQGGTHADMVLADAYVKNGGELADDIDWHEAYRAVLNDALAEPVHNVDTATFDGATKEGRGALDDYLSLGFITRNHTRSISRGVEYSQNDFSIYSMSKTLSNSTTQTSDFLNKSSWWQNQWSQSANTTLYIPSISNSTTNTTFTGFPAPRNSDGTWNFTAYDPLNCGSCGWADDIYEAKPWETAFGAAPHDMSTIIKLMGGEQKFIQRLDASFIPGLGSSVGANNDAGTALFNPGNEPSFLTPYLYNYVSGYQWKTVHRTREIVDQYYSDERNGYPGNIDGGALPSWLIFDLIGLFPVAAQPVYLIGAPRFSSLRIKLFTGTKRETTLNITAPGLSDTNFYPQSITFNGKNHTRSWLSHEELSQGGNLVFNVGPEPSSWDIGERPPSLSGWS, via the exons ATGTCCGCACGCCTGACAGACTATGTTGATCCTCTCATTGGAACCGCTGGCTCGACTCCAGGCTCTGCAATCGCAGGCGGCAACTCATTCCCAGGAGCTACACTCCCATGGGGCCTCGCGAAGCCTGGCATCGATACGTCGTACTTGGGCGTTCCAAACGGTACGGCCGTAGATTGCAACGCAGGATACTCTCCACTCGGCAACGTGACTGGAATATCTATGACACATGTTTCGGGTACTGGAGGCGTCCCCACTTATGGGCTGATTTCGCAGATGCCATTGTACGGAGACTTGAGCGACATCAATTTGGCAGACAATACCACGTATTGGCAAAACAGAAGCTTAGGGGACGAGACAGCCACCGTCGGTCATTTCAAAACAGTTTTGCTCAATGGAATCGAAGTAGACATTGCAAGTTCACGCCGGGCTGGTCTCATCAAGTACACCTTTCCAGCATCGATCGCCAGCAATGCTAGCATATCTGGATCTACTCCCGAAATTGGAAAAACAGCGACAACAGAAGATGCACATGTCCTCGTTGATTTGACACACGTTCTCCCAGGCTATGGAACGCAAGCCTACTCGCAGAGGTACACTCACGGCACGCTGCACACTCGCACAGGCAAGAATGGGCAGCCATCGTACTCCGGATCCGCGACTTATACTGGAGGTTGGAGCCAACCTCAATCACATACACTTTACTTCTGCGGAAACTTCAGTGCGATAAATCTGGTGCCCAGCGATGCATACGTGACGCAAAACAGCAGAGATCGTGTGCCAGGCGCTGGAACCATAAATTGGCCGTATAGTCCGTCAGAGCCACCTGCGTTCAAGAATCGCCCGATTCCAAGGTCTTTCACCGAGTTTGAGGCATTTGCTGGCAATGGCATGGGAATTGGCGCGCTCTTCAGCTGGACGCCTGCGGCCAATAATGCATCCGCAGGTAGAGAAATCCTGGCCAGAATCGGCATCTCCTATATTAGCCACGAACAGGCCTGTGTCAACTCTGCAAACGAACTTCCTGCGAATCTGAGCTTTACTGACGTTGTCGAGATATCTCGAGAGGaatgggagaagaagatcctaAGCACGATTGAAGTTGTAGATGATGGCTCTACTAGCAGTAGCAACACTACGCTCAAACGGATGCTGTACACTGCACTGTACCAGACTGGCCTGATGCCCACTGACAAGACTGGCGAAAGTCCCGCTGGATACGATGGCATTCCATATTTCGACGACCACTACACTCTCTGGGATACGTACCGAAGTCTCACGCCACTATACCACTTACTCTACACTGAGACCTACTCTCGTGTTATCAAGGGTCTGATCTCTGTTTTCACGGTTGAGGGATGGCTCCCAGCTGGTCGCATTGCCAACTGGAACGGGCGAGTGCAAGGCGGTACTCATGCGGACATGGTGCTGGCTGACGCTTATGTCAAAAACGGTGGCGAGCTAGCTGACGACATCGACTGGCATGAGGCTTATCGAGCAGTTCTGAACGACGCTCTCGCAGAGCCAGTGCACAACGTAGACACCGCAACCTTCGACGGCGCAACAAAAGAAGGTCGCGGCGCTCTCGACGACTACCTCTCCCTCGGCTTCATCACCCGAAACCACACCCGCAGCATTTCCCGCGGAGTCGAATACTCCCAAAACGACTTCTCCATCTACAGCATGTCCAAAACCCTATCCAACTCCACAACCCAAACCTCCGACTTCCTCAACAAATCCTCCTGGTGGCAAAATCAATGGTCCCAATCCGCCAACACCACCCTCTACATCCCCTCCATCTCAAActccaccaccaacaccactTTCACCGGCTTCCCAGCTCCCCGCAACAGCGACGGAACCTGGAATTTCACAGCCTACGACCCTCTCAACTGCGGCAGCTGCGGCTGGGCCGACGACATCTACGAAGCCAAACCCTGGGAAACAGCCTTCGGCGCCGCTCCCCACGACATGTCAACCATAATAAAACTCATGGGCGGTGAACAAAAGTTCATCCAGCGTCTTGATGCAAGTTTCATCCCCGGACTAGGCTCTTCTGTAGGAGCGAATAACGACGCAGGAACAGCGCTTTTCAATCCTGGAAATGAACCTTCGTTTTTGACACCATATCTGTATAATTATGTCTCTGGATATCAATGGAAGACTGTGCACAGGACAAGAGAGATCGTAGATCAGTACTATTCGGATGAAAGGAATGGATATCCAGGAAATATCGACGGAGGAGCGCTGCCGAGTTGGTTGATTTTCGATTTGATTGGATTG TTCCCCGTTGCAGCACAGCCCGTATACCTAATCGGCGCTCCTCGATTTTCATCACTTCGGATCAAACTCTTCACGGGCACGAAACGCGAGACAACGCTGAATATCACAGCGCCAGGCCTTTCTGATACGAACTTTTATCCTCAATCGATCACTTTCAACGGAAAGAATCACACTCGCAGCTGGTTGAGTCACGAAGAGCTCAGTCAAGGCGGCAATCTAGTCTTCAACGTGGGACCTGAGCCTAGCTCATGGGACATTGGCGAAAGACCGCCCTCATTATCTGGCTGGTCATAG
- a CDS encoding uncharacterized protein (MEROPS:MER0090758): MTIEDIKTVYQQKHNLPSTYQNLHPHPHPTAQRNVTQAVSHATAPLQGLRKVQLVRNPRFKPKGLGDLASLCRKYEITPTLPTPFTIIHAVVDGLETASQTLVDALTPRKDDGNKTTATTSHPRVVTRMVKKPDSTGKTGHLDAENVQNDSEYLAPVSIGTPAQCLNLNFDTGSSDLWVWSTLLPDNVKTKDAGGMSWQIQYGDGSTANGAVGTDNVSIGGLCVTGQHVELAKNLAQSFEQSEGDGLLGLAFGTINTVKPQPVHTPVENMIMQADIPKDSELFTCYLTSTKDSEPDCYTFGYIDNDLVKGRPIYYTPIDNSHGFWNVKSTSVVINGSSIPLAGNTAIMDTGTTLSLIDDSTCKNIYAAVPGSRYDNDQGGFIFPKDAKLPDLSFAIGDQQFSVHKSDLAYAELGGGMVYGGIQSRGNMNFSIYGGTHLKGMYAIFDQGKKQFGFVQR, from the exons ATGACGATTGAAGATATCAAAACCGTCTATCAGCAGAAGCACAACCTACCCTCAACCTACCAAAATCTCCATCCGCATCCACATCCCACGGCCCAACGAAACGTCACGCAAGCAGTATCGCACGCGACAGCGCCACTGCAAGGCCTTCGCAAAGTCCAATTAGTCCGCAATCCTCGATTCAAACCCAAAGGCCTCGGTGACTTAGCCAGTCTATGCCGCAAGTACGAGATCACGCCGACTTTACCTACTCCTTTTACCATCATCCATGCAGTCGTCGATGGCCTCGAGACAGCCAGTCAGACGCTCGTCGATGCTTTGACGCCAAGAAAAGACGATGGCAACAAGACAACGGCAACCACCAGTCACCCACGCGTCGTGACTCGAATGGTCAAGAAGCCGGACTCCACGGGCAAAACAGGTCATCTCGACGCTGAGAATGTACAGAACGATTCGGAGTACCTTGCACCTGTAAGCATTGGCACTCCAGCCCAGTGTCTCAATCTCAATTTTGACACTGGATCTTCCGACCTCTGGGTCTGGTCGACTTTACTACCTGACAATGTGAAGACAAAAG ACGCGGGTGGCATGTCGTGGCAGATTCAGTATGGAGATGGGTCGACGGCGAATGGTGCTGTGGGGACGGACAATGTGTCGATTGGAGGATTATGTGTGACGGGACAGCATGTTGAGTTGGCGAAGAATTTGGCGCAGAGCTTTGAGCAGAGTGAAGGGGATGGGTTGTTGGGACTTGCTTTC GGAACGATAAATACTGTCAAGCCGCAACCAGTGCACACTCCGGTCGAGAACATGATCATGCAAGCCGATATTCCCAAAGACAGCGAGCTCTTCACCTGCTATTTGACCAGCACTAAAGATAGCGAGCCGGATTGCTACACTTTTGGCTACATCGACAACGATCTTGTAAAGGGACGGCCGATCTACTACACACCAATCGACAACTCGCATGGCTTCTGGAATGTCAAGTCAACCTCAGTGGTCATCAACGGAAGCAGCATACCTCTTGCAGGCAACACAGCCATCATGGACACCGGTACAACGTTGAG CCTCATCGACGACTCCACCTGCAAGAACATCTACGCCGCAGTGCCTGGTTCCCGCTACGACAATGACCAAGGCGGTTTCATCTTTCCAAAAGATGCCAAACTTCCCGATCTCAGCTTCGCAATTGGCGATCAGCAGTTCTCGGTGCATAAGTCGGACTTGGCCTACGCAGAACTTGGTGGCGGAATGGTATACGGTGGGATACAGTCGCGCGGAAACATGAACTTTTCGATTTATGGTGGTACGCACTTGAAGGGCATGTATGCCATTTTTGACCAGGGCAAGAAGCAGTTTGGGTTCGTACAGCGTTGA